One window from the genome of Pedobacter schmidteae encodes:
- a CDS encoding sugar phosphate isomerase/epimerase, which yields MKVKYLFFLLLITVGYSCTFAASTMEIKPKPLKIGYSISIVSLTPEKMQYAKSVGVDYVEVSLSAFLDKSANFNLTSEQIIEKVTAAKKAADEAGIRIWSIHMPFSKDIDLSLVDEDARNKVVALHTTMLKYCKILQPQVILFHPSYFLGLNERELRKKQLIKSAVALNKQVKSIKAIMVIENMLGPELQIAKRERPLCRTVEETLEIMNRMPASIYSAIDMNHIKNPENLIRAMGRRLKTVHIADGTGKKEDHFFPCSGEGQNNWTAILSALNEVGYSGPFMYESKHKDVKDLKICYDTLYQNFVNAQTSDRSDLR from the coding sequence ATGAAAGTAAAATATCTGTTTTTTCTGCTCCTCATCACCGTTGGTTATAGTTGTACATTTGCAGCTTCGACGATGGAAATCAAACCTAAACCTTTGAAGATAGGATATTCGATAAGTATTGTTTCTTTAACTCCCGAAAAAATGCAATACGCCAAATCTGTTGGTGTTGATTATGTGGAGGTTTCCCTGAGTGCTTTTTTAGATAAATCGGCCAATTTTAACCTGACGTCAGAACAGATTATAGAGAAAGTTACGGCTGCAAAAAAAGCAGCAGACGAGGCGGGGATAAGGATATGGTCAATTCATATGCCTTTTAGTAAAGATATAGATTTATCCCTTGTTGATGAAGATGCTCGTAATAAGGTTGTAGCCTTGCATACTACGATGCTTAAATACTGTAAAATTTTGCAACCGCAGGTTATTCTTTTTCATCCCAGTTATTTTCTGGGTTTGAATGAAAGGGAACTTCGCAAAAAACAGCTGATTAAATCGGCGGTAGCACTAAACAAGCAGGTAAAATCTATCAAGGCCATCATGGTAATTGAAAACATGTTAGGTCCGGAGCTGCAAATTGCAAAGCGTGAGCGTCCGTTGTGCCGCACGGTAGAAGAGACCCTGGAAATTATGAACCGTATGCCAGCCAGTATTTATTCGGCTATTGATATGAACCACATTAAAAATCCAGAAAACCTGATTAGGGCAATGGGAAGACGATTAAAAACCGTACATATTGCCGATGGTACCGGAAAGAAAGAAGATCATTTTTTTCCTTGCTCGGGCGAGGGGCAAAACAATTGGACTGCTATTTTATCTGCCTTAAATGAAGTAGGTTATAGTGGTCCTTTTATGTATGAAAGTAAGCATAAGGATGTTAAAGATCTGAAAATATGTTACGATACTTTATATCAGAATTTTGTGAATGCACAGACTTCAGATCGATCAGATCTGAGGTAA
- a CDS encoding cytochrome c codes for MRRLLITALLLFTLTAIIYSCQDAGKVKQDVYYVNGRDLYIKHCQNCHGPNGEGLGTLTPPLTDTVFLKENKQKLACFIKNGIKDTITVNGQKYEGTMPAFPELYPIDIAQLLVYIGNSFGNNQGMYTPEAVTERLKNCK; via the coding sequence ATGCGCAGGTTATTGATCACTGCATTGTTGTTGTTTACTTTAACTGCTATAATTTATTCTTGTCAGGATGCGGGGAAAGTAAAACAGGATGTTTATTATGTAAATGGAAGAGATCTGTACATTAAGCATTGTCAGAATTGCCATGGTCCAAATGGCGAAGGGCTAGGTACCCTTACCCCTCCGCTTACAGACACTGTTTTTCTAAAAGAAAATAAGCAAAAACTAGCCTGTTTTATTAAAAATGGCATAAAAGACACCATTACTGTAAATGGACAAAAATACGAAGGGACTATGCCAGCTTTTCCGGAACTGTATCCCATCGATATTGCACAACTGTTGGTTTACATTGGCAATTCATTCGGCAACAATCAAGGCATGTATACACCCGAAGCAGTAACAGAAAGGCTTAAAAACTGTAAGTAA
- a CDS encoding SCO family protein, which yields MKLKLSLSISILTAAVLFTASCKNDKKLPILGPRSVDTIKKPDGSTTVDTVYKSIPAFSFLNQDSAIITQDKFKDKIYIADFFFTSCSTICPTMHRNMKDIFDKYKDNPEVMYLSHTIDFKYDKPSVLKKYAQKLGVDNGKWQFAYGSKDSIYKIAEKDYLVAVIEDTTAKDGYIHQGWLVLIDKQKRIRGAYDGTDTKQVAQLMKDIPVLLAEDKK from the coding sequence ATGAAGCTAAAACTTTCTTTATCCATCTCTATCTTAACTGCCGCTGTACTTTTTACCGCATCTTGTAAAAATGATAAAAAGCTACCCATCCTGGGACCAAGATCGGTTGACACCATCAAAAAACCTGATGGGTCAACTACTGTTGATACCGTATACAAAAGCATCCCTGCATTCAGTTTTCTGAATCAGGACAGCGCAATCATTACTCAGGATAAGTTTAAAGACAAAATTTATATTGCTGATTTCTTTTTTACCTCATGCAGTACCATTTGCCCGACCATGCACCGCAACATGAAAGATATCTTTGATAAATACAAAGACAATCCCGAAGTAATGTATTTATCGCATACGATTGACTTTAAATACGATAAACCATCAGTTCTGAAAAAATACGCACAAAAACTTGGGGTGGATAACGGTAAATGGCAATTTGCATATGGTAGCAAAGACAGCATATATAAGATTGCCGAAAAAGACTATCTGGTAGCAGTAATTGAAGATACAACTGCTAAAGACGGATACATACACCAGGGATGGTTGGTACTGATCGACAAGCAAAAACGTATTCGTGGGGCTTATGACGGCACAGATACCAAACAAGTAGCCCAATTAATGAAGGACATTCCTGTTTTACTTGCTGAAGATAAAAAATAG
- a CDS encoding sigma-54 dependent transcriptional regulator, whose translation MQYTVLIIDDEKKICSLLARIIELEGFKVFQANTGKEGLKILANNEIYVVISDVKLPDFNGVELVKEIKKIKPYAEVINLTAFGTIADGVMAMRNGAFDYITKGDDNDKIIPLVYKALDKAKLQHRVGELESKVVNKYSFEAILGQSKAINEAISLSRKVAATDTTVLLLGETGTGKEVFAQAIHYESPRKLKPFVAVNCSGFNHELLESELFGHKIGAFTGAVKDKKGLLEEANEGTIFLDEIGEMNLDLQAKLLRVLENQTFIKLGDTHTSKVNVRIIAATNRDLKQEAEAGKFRLDLYYRLSVFSIELPALSQRKSDIILLARHYLKEFSNKVNKPVFKMDEDFEELLLKHSWKGNIRELKNVMERVVILADGPLLNGNLLPYEFHTDSFSNEGDMMKLETIERQHIDKILKYTGGNKTETARLLGIGLTTLYRKIEK comes from the coding sequence ATGCAGTATACAGTCTTAATTATTGACGACGAAAAAAAGATCTGCAGCCTCCTGGCGCGTATCATTGAATTGGAAGGGTTCAAGGTTTTTCAGGCCAATACCGGTAAGGAAGGATTGAAGATTTTAGCCAACAATGAAATATATGTGGTGATTAGTGACGTAAAGCTGCCCGATTTTAATGGTGTTGAACTGGTAAAGGAAATCAAAAAAATAAAGCCTTATGCTGAAGTCATTAACCTTACAGCATTTGGGACCATTGCCGATGGAGTAATGGCCATGCGCAATGGTGCCTTTGATTATATCACTAAAGGGGATGATAACGATAAAATCATTCCCCTGGTTTATAAAGCCCTCGATAAGGCCAAGCTACAGCACAGGGTAGGTGAATTGGAAAGTAAAGTAGTTAACAAATATAGCTTTGAAGCTATTCTTGGTCAGTCGAAGGCCATTAACGAAGCCATAAGTCTTTCCAGAAAAGTGGCTGCTACAGATACAACAGTACTGTTACTAGGGGAGACCGGTACCGGGAAAGAAGTGTTTGCCCAGGCCATTCATTATGAAAGCCCACGTAAACTGAAGCCCTTTGTAGCTGTAAATTGCAGTGGTTTTAATCATGAGTTACTGGAAAGTGAATTGTTTGGACATAAGATAGGTGCTTTTACAGGGGCTGTTAAGGATAAAAAAGGATTGCTGGAAGAAGCAAACGAAGGCACTATATTTTTGGATGAAATTGGTGAAATGAACCTCGACCTGCAAGCTAAATTGTTGCGGGTACTCGAAAATCAAACTTTTATTAAACTTGGTGATACACACACGAGTAAAGTGAATGTACGTATTATTGCTGCTACCAACAGAGATCTGAAGCAAGAAGCAGAAGCCGGTAAATTCAGACTGGACTTATATTACAGACTTTCAGTTTTTTCTATTGAATTACCGGCATTGTCACAACGTAAGTCGGATATCATCCTATTGGCCCGGCATTATTTGAAAGAGTTTTCCAATAAGGTGAACAAACCTGTTTTTAAAATGGATGAGGATTTTGAGGAATTGTTATTGAAACATTCCTGGAAAGGTAACATCAGGGAGCTTAAAAATGTTATGGAACGAGTAGTGATCCTGGCTGATGGGCCATTATTGAATGGAAATTTATTGCCTTATGAGTTTCATACCGACAGCTTTAGCAATGAAGGAGATATGATGAAGTTGGAAACAATAGAACGCCAACATATTGATAAGATATTGAAATATACAGGAGGGAATAAAACGGAAACAGCAAGGCTATTGGGAATAGGACTGACAACTTTGTATAGGAAAATTGAAAAATAA
- a CDS encoding GNAT family N-acetyltransferase, protein MNFSIQPTLENERIKLVPLTTTDFEAMYQVASDPEIWMQHPNKDRWKHEVFESFFEGAIDSKGAFKIIDKESGEIAGCTRFYNYDETDKSILIGYTFYATAYWGKGINPSVKKLMMDYIFQYVDKVLFHVGATNLRSQIAVTRLGAKKIAEENVAYYGEPAKLNFVYEIEKEKYLHQIFI, encoded by the coding sequence ATGAACTTCTCCATACAACCTACATTAGAAAATGAGCGAATTAAATTGGTGCCATTGACAACCACCGATTTTGAGGCCATGTACCAGGTGGCATCTGATCCGGAAATCTGGATGCAGCATCCCAATAAGGACCGCTGGAAACATGAAGTTTTTGAATCGTTTTTTGAAGGAGCCATAGACAGCAAAGGCGCATTTAAAATTATAGATAAAGAAAGTGGCGAAATTGCCGGATGTACCCGTTTTTATAATTATGACGAAACCGACAAAAGCATCCTGATTGGTTATACTTTTTATGCAACCGCCTATTGGGGCAAAGGGATAAATCCTTCGGTAAAAAAGCTAATGATGGATTATATTTTTCAATACGTAGATAAAGTGCTTTTCCATGTTGGCGCTACTAACCTACGTTCGCAAATAGCCGTAACACGATTAGGAGCAAAAAAAATAGCGGAAGAAAATGTGGCATACTACGGTGAACCCGCCAAACTGAATTTTGTATATGAAATTGAAAAAGAAAAATATCTTCATCAAATCTTCATTTAA
- a CDS encoding potassium-transporting ATPase subunit F: MIALFLIAIAVFIYMIYVLIKPEKF, encoded by the coding sequence ATGATCGCATTATTCCTTATCGCAATCGCCGTATTTATTTACATGATTTACGTGCTGATTAAACCAGAAAAATTTTAA
- the kdpA gene encoding potassium-transporting ATPase subunit KdpA → MNTELLGVIATYLLTLVIAIPLGKYLAKVFAGEKVWTDFLKPLESGIFKLSGINPKEEMNWKQHMKALLTINLVWLVYGFFVLLYQDKLPLNPDGNPGMSPDLSFNTIISFVVNCNLQHYSGESGVSYLTQHFVLMFLQFVSCATGIAAAVVLFKAFRDKSSVKLGNFWDFFVKSITRLLLPLSLIVALILAFNGTPTSYEGKDQFISVQGDTVNVSRGPAAAFIAIKHLGTNGGGWFGTNSAHPFENPNYTTAMVELMAQVIIPVAMVIAFGYFIRRRKLAWMIFGVMTIGMLLLLIPTISSELGGNPTIAKMGISQTTGAMEGKEVRFGPAISAYWSTVTTIISTGSVNSMHDSTMPLTGTWQLLGMMINSFYGGCGVGVLNYFIYLIIAVFISGLMVGRTPEFMGHKVEAREIKIAALITLLSPFLILTGTAIASYVFTNHGDAAWAVQPKNWLNNPGFHGFSEMLYEMTSSNANNGSGFEGLGDNNVFWNVATGFVLILGRFLPIIGPVAIAGLLGAKKYIPESAGTLKTDTLTFSLMTFAVIVVLNTLSYFPALALGPLAEYFTMLK, encoded by the coding sequence ATGAACACTGAATTACTTGGAGTTATTGCTACCTACCTGCTTACACTGGTAATAGCTATTCCCTTAGGCAAATACCTGGCGAAGGTTTTTGCCGGCGAGAAAGTCTGGACAGACTTTCTAAAACCTCTTGAAAGCGGCATATTTAAACTGTCTGGAATCAATCCCAAAGAAGAAATGAACTGGAAGCAGCACATGAAAGCGCTGCTGACCATTAACCTGGTTTGGCTGGTATACGGATTTTTTGTACTGCTGTACCAGGATAAATTACCTCTGAATCCTGACGGAAACCCAGGTATGAGCCCGGATTTGTCTTTCAATACGATTATCAGTTTTGTGGTAAATTGTAACCTGCAACATTATTCTGGCGAGTCTGGGGTAAGTTATCTAACCCAGCACTTTGTACTGATGTTTTTGCAGTTTGTAAGCTGTGCCACAGGTATAGCTGCTGCCGTAGTGCTGTTTAAAGCCTTCAGAGACAAAAGTTCGGTAAAACTGGGTAACTTTTGGGATTTCTTTGTAAAATCCATCACCCGGTTATTGTTGCCTTTATCTTTAATTGTGGCTTTAATTTTGGCCTTTAACGGTACACCAACAAGCTATGAAGGCAAAGATCAGTTTATTTCTGTACAAGGAGACACCGTAAATGTGTCCAGAGGACCTGCAGCAGCTTTTATTGCCATTAAACATCTGGGAACCAATGGAGGCGGTTGGTTTGGCACAAACTCGGCCCATCCATTTGAAAACCCTAACTATACCACAGCAATGGTAGAACTGATGGCGCAGGTGATTATTCCCGTTGCCATGGTTATCGCTTTCGGCTATTTCATTAGACGCAGAAAACTGGCCTGGATGATTTTTGGGGTGATGACGATTGGTATGTTGCTACTGCTGATTCCTACAATAAGTAGTGAGCTTGGCGGAAATCCAACGATCGCTAAAATGGGTATTTCGCAGACTACAGGAGCAATGGAAGGGAAGGAAGTGCGGTTTGGACCGGCCATATCTGCTTACTGGAGCACGGTAACCACCATCATTTCTACCGGTTCGGTAAACAGTATGCATGACAGTACTATGCCACTTACAGGTACCTGGCAATTGTTGGGGATGATGATCAATTCCTTTTACGGTGGTTGCGGTGTGGGAGTGTTGAATTATTTCATTTACCTGATTATCGCCGTATTTATTTCGGGATTAATGGTAGGCCGTACGCCCGAATTTATGGGACATAAGGTAGAGGCACGAGAAATTAAGATAGCTGCGTTGATTACGTTGCTAAGCCCTTTTTTAATTCTGACAGGTACTGCAATAGCCAGTTATGTATTTACCAATCATGGAGATGCCGCCTGGGCTGTACAGCCAAAAAATTGGCTTAATAATCCGGGATTTCACGGTTTCTCTGAGATGTTATACGAAATGACTTCATCAAACGCCAACAATGGTTCGGGCTTTGAAGGTTTGGGCGACAATAATGTGTTCTGGAATGTGGCTACCGGTTTTGTGCTCATCCTGGGACGTTTCCTCCCAATTATTGGTCCGGTGGCGATTGCCGGTTTACTCGGCGCTAAAAAATATATTCCCGAATCGGCCGGTACTTTAAAAACAGATACACTCACTTTCAGTCTGATGACCTTTGCCGTAATTGTAGTGCTAAATACGCTTTCTTATTTCCCTGCACTGGCTTTAGGCCCTTTAGCAGAATACTTTACGATGCTTAAATAG
- the kdpB gene encoding potassium-transporting ATPase subunit KdpB: protein MKTSNKLFEPALVQTALKQSFIKLDPRAMVRNPVMFTVEIGTLIMAYVTIYSLTHTDQGSALYNFLIFLILLLTVLFANFAEAIAEARGKAQADSLRKTREETPAKVLFSNGKIEIRSSNLLKKGDVFVCEAGDIIPTDGEIIEGIATIDESAITGESAPVIRESGGDKSSVTGGTKVLSDHITVQVSTQPGESFLDKMIALVEGASRQKTPNEIALTILLASFTLVFIIVCVTLKPFADYANTPITIAALISLFVCLIPTTIGGLLSAIGIAGMDRALRANVITKSGKAVETAGDIDVLLLDKTGTITIGNRKATNFYPTTGIMIKNFMDACVLSSLADDTPEGKSIIELAAIQDRHILTDAPEGAKFIKFTAETRSSGIDTPDGRRIRKGAFDSIRNIVLMAGNPFPMDIEDQVKMIASNGGTPLVVAENEKALGVIELQDIIKPGISERFERLRKMGVKTVMVTGDNPLTAKFIAEKAGVDDFIAEAKPEDKMNYIKEEQVLGKLVAMMGDGTNDAPALAQADVGVAMNSGTQAAKEAGNMVDLDNDPTKLIEIVEIGKQLLITRGTLTTFSIANDVAKYFAIVPALFIASIPALQHLNIMGLHSPESAILSAVIFNAIIIPFLIPLALKGVAYKPIGASALLRRNLFIYGLGGVIAPFIGIKLIDLFVGLFV, encoded by the coding sequence ATGAAAACCTCTAATAAATTATTCGAACCTGCTTTAGTGCAAACCGCATTAAAACAGTCTTTTATCAAGCTTGATCCAAGAGCCATGGTTCGGAACCCGGTTATGTTTACCGTTGAGATCGGTACGCTTATTATGGCTTATGTAACCATATACTCTTTGACACATACGGATCAGGGATCAGCATTATATAATTTCCTGATTTTCCTAATTCTACTACTTACCGTGTTGTTTGCCAATTTTGCGGAGGCGATTGCCGAAGCCAGAGGTAAAGCACAGGCCGACAGCTTAAGGAAAACCAGGGAAGAGACTCCCGCAAAAGTGTTGTTTAGTAATGGGAAAATTGAAATCCGTTCTTCAAACCTGCTAAAAAAAGGCGATGTATTCGTTTGCGAGGCGGGTGATATCATTCCCACCGACGGTGAAATCATTGAGGGGATAGCCACTATCGACGAATCAGCCATTACGGGTGAATCGGCTCCTGTTATCCGCGAATCGGGAGGGGACAAATCCTCAGTGACCGGTGGTACAAAAGTACTTTCGGATCACATAACTGTGCAGGTGAGCACTCAGCCTGGCGAAAGTTTTCTGGATAAAATGATTGCCCTTGTAGAAGGTGCTTCCCGCCAGAAAACACCCAATGAAATTGCCCTCACCATTTTGCTGGCCAGCTTTACCTTGGTGTTTATCATTGTCTGCGTTACTTTAAAACCTTTTGCTGATTATGCAAATACGCCAATCACTATTGCTGCACTAATCTCGCTGTTTGTATGTCTCATTCCTACAACTATTGGGGGCTTGCTTTCGGCTATTGGTATTGCTGGTATGGACAGGGCCTTGCGCGCCAATGTCATTACCAAATCGGGTAAAGCTGTCGAAACTGCCGGTGATATCGATGTACTGTTGCTGGATAAAACCGGTACCATTACCATTGGTAACCGTAAAGCCACCAATTTTTATCCCACCACAGGAATAATGATTAAAAACTTTATGGATGCCTGCGTGTTGAGTTCGCTGGCCGATGATACCCCTGAAGGGAAATCTATTATAGAACTTGCGGCTATACAAGATCGTCATATTCTTACAGATGCACCAGAAGGTGCAAAATTCATCAAATTTACTGCCGAGACCCGCTCAAGCGGTATTGATACACCTGATGGAAGACGCATTAGAAAAGGGGCTTTCGATTCCATCCGAAATATTGTACTCATGGCCGGAAATCCTTTCCCGATGGATATTGAAGACCAGGTTAAGATGATTGCCAGTAATGGTGGAACGCCACTTGTAGTTGCCGAAAATGAAAAGGCCCTTGGGGTAATTGAATTGCAGGATATTATTAAACCAGGCATCAGCGAGCGTTTTGAACGCTTGCGTAAGATGGGGGTGAAAACAGTGATGGTAACTGGCGATAACCCACTTACCGCTAAATTCATTGCCGAAAAAGCAGGTGTAGATGACTTTATCGCCGAGGCTAAGCCAGAAGATAAAATGAACTACATTAAAGAGGAACAGGTTTTGGGCAAACTGGTAGCCATGATGGGCGACGGTACCAATGATGCTCCAGCCCTGGCACAGGCTGATGTTGGTGTAGCTATGAATAGTGGTACACAGGCCGCTAAGGAAGCTGGCAATATGGTGGATTTGGACAATGATCCAACCAAATTGATTGAGATTGTAGAAATTGGTAAACAGTTACTGATTACACGTGGTACACTTACCACCTTCTCCATAGCGAATGATGTGGCTAAATATTTTGCCATAGTGCCGGCCTTGTTTATAGCCTCCATTCCAGCTTTACAGCACTTAAACATCATGGGCTTGCATAGTCCCGAAAGTGCAATCTTATCAGCGGTAATTTTTAACGCCATCATTATCCCTTTTCTTATTCCACTGGCCTTAAAAGGGGTAGCTTATAAGCCTATCGGCGCCAGTGCATTATTGCGCAGAAACCTATTTATATATGGATTGGGAGGGGTAATTGCTCCATTTATCGGCATTAAGCTGATTGATTTATTTGTTGGATTATTTGTTTAA
- the kdpC gene encoding potassium-transporting ATPase subunit KdpC — MKKYLLQSLRLTAVLMLLLCVIYPLIVAFGGGFSKGHGGGEKIIKNGKVAGYVLLGQTFSKPAYFWGRPSAVDYNTAGSGGSNKGPSNAEYLAVVSGRIDTLLKYHPYLKKVDIPADMVTASGSGLDPNISEQGAIMQIKRVAANRGLSDRAVAELVVKNTEGPLLGMFGPSRVNVLKLNLALDELKK, encoded by the coding sequence ATGAAAAAGTATTTGTTGCAGTCTTTACGCCTTACCGCAGTGCTTATGCTGCTGTTGTGTGTCATCTATCCCTTGATCGTTGCCTTTGGAGGAGGCTTTTCCAAAGGTCATGGTGGTGGCGAAAAAATCATAAAAAATGGTAAAGTAGCAGGTTATGTGCTGTTGGGACAAACCTTCAGCAAACCAGCATATTTCTGGGGTCGACCATCTGCTGTGGACTATAATACGGCCGGGTCTGGAGGTTCTAATAAAGGCCCGTCCAATGCAGAATACCTCGCTGTAGTTTCGGGCAGGATAGACACGCTGTTAAAATATCATCCTTATTTAAAAAAAGTAGACATCCCGGCTGATATGGTTACGGCATCAGGGAGTGGCTTGGATCCAAACATCTCCGAGCAGGGGGCTATTATGCAGATAAAAAGGGTAGCTGCCAACCGCGGATTGAGCGACAGAGCTGTGGCTGAATTGGTAGTGAAAAATACTGAAGGACCTTTATTGGGCATGTTTGGTCCATCACGTGTTAATGTTTTAAAATTAAATCTGGCGCTCGACGAATTAAAAAAATAA
- a CDS encoding porin, with product MKKLLLLSAALSTAAYTYAQETAKIKVSGYLETYYGYDFNKPSDNNRPGFIYSHNRHNEVNLNLGFIKGSYDNGSIRANVALMAGTYTNANLAAEPGVLKNIYEANAGLKLSKTMNLWLDAGIFSSHIGFESAVSKDCWVLTRNISSENTPYYESGAKLSYATNDGKFSAVLLYLNGWQRINRLNGNSKPAGGLQFTWKPTDKITVNYSNYIGSEGTDGERVTRFYHDVYGIFQMTDKFGLTLGVDYGTQKKAKGSKDRNEVFAPVAIAQYSITDKWKVAGRVEHYQDKNGIFINTGTPEGFKTTGYSLNLDYAPLTNAVVRLEGKVYDSKDKIFERNAKPVNTNAAVTASIAVSF from the coding sequence ATGAAGAAACTATTATTGTTATCGGCTGCATTAAGTACTGCAGCTTATACTTACGCACAGGAAACCGCTAAAATTAAAGTGTCGGGCTACCTGGAAACTTATTATGGATATGATTTTAACAAACCATCAGATAACAACCGTCCCGGGTTTATTTACTCGCACAATCGTCACAATGAAGTAAACCTGAACCTTGGTTTTATTAAAGGAAGTTATGATAACGGAAGTATTAGGGCAAACGTAGCCTTGATGGCCGGTACCTATACCAATGCCAATCTGGCCGCCGAGCCGGGGGTATTGAAAAATATTTATGAAGCCAATGCAGGTTTAAAGCTTTCTAAAACGATGAACTTATGGTTGGATGCAGGGATATTTTCGTCACATATAGGTTTTGAAAGTGCGGTATCAAAAGACTGCTGGGTGCTTACACGGAACATTTCCTCGGAAAATACACCCTATTATGAGTCGGGGGCCAAACTGAGCTATGCTACTAACGATGGCAAATTTTCGGCCGTGTTGTTGTATTTGAATGGCTGGCAACGCATTAATCGTTTAAACGGTAATAGTAAACCGGCTGGTGGACTGCAGTTTACATGGAAACCGACAGATAAGATAACTGTTAATTATAGTAATTATATAGGCTCAGAAGGTACTGATGGCGAACGGGTAACTCGTTTTTATCATGATGTATACGGTATTTTTCAAATGACGGATAAGTTTGGATTAACCCTGGGAGTAGATTATGGCACTCAGAAAAAAGCTAAAGGAAGCAAAGATCGTAATGAAGTATTTGCCCCGGTAGCCATAGCCCAGTATAGCATAACTGATAAATGGAAAGTGGCAGGCAGGGTAGAGCATTATCAGGATAAAAATGGTATTTTTATTAATACAGGAACGCCCGAAGGTTTTAAAACTACCGGGTATTCCTTAAATCTGGATTATGCCCCATTGACTAATGCTGTGGTAAGACTTGAAGGAAAGGTATACGATAGCAAGGATAAAATTTTTGAACGTAATGCAAAACCTGTGAATACCAATGCCGCAGTTACGGCAAGTATAGCAGTTTCTTTTTAA
- a CDS encoding sensor protein KdpD produces MEEENKASSVRKFLDLVKKSRRGKFKVYIGMSAGVGKTYRMLQEAHALLKNGIDIQIGYIETHHRAETHALLEGIPLIARRKLFYKGKELEEMDVNAIINLHPEVVIVDELAHTNVEGSKNGKRWQDVVDILEAGISVISAVNIQHLESMNEEIEKITGIPITERIPDRILELADEIVNIDLTADELIDRLKSGKIYDQTKIERALGNFFQSDRILQLRELALKEVAHHLERKISLEIPKQIKLRPERFMACISTNNETAKIVIRKTARLASYYHSPWIVLYVQNSRESGDKVKLDLQRHLINNFKLATELGAEVIKIKSNHITQTIIKMAEEKEITTICIGKPHLNLFQIIMRTAIFNQLLRSISATETDLVILS; encoded by the coding sequence ATGGAAGAAGAAAATAAAGCAAGTTCGGTACGTAAATTTCTGGATCTGGTAAAAAAATCCAGACGAGGAAAATTTAAAGTCTACATTGGGATGAGCGCTGGTGTGGGTAAAACTTATAGGATGCTGCAGGAAGCACATGCTTTGTTGAAAAATGGCATTGATATTCAAATCGGCTATATTGAAACACACCATCGTGCAGAAACCCATGCCTTGCTGGAAGGGATTCCCCTGATTGCGAGAAGAAAATTGTTTTACAAAGGGAAGGAACTGGAAGAGATGGATGTAAATGCCATCATTAACCTGCATCCCGAAGTAGTGATTGTAGATGAATTGGCCCATACCAACGTAGAAGGTAGTAAAAACGGCAAAAGGTGGCAGGATGTGGTAGACATCCTTGAAGCTGGTATCAGCGTGATCTCGGCGGTAAATATTCAACACCTGGAAAGCATGAACGAGGAGATTGAAAAGATTACAGGGATACCTATTACAGAGAGGATTCCCGACAGAATCCTGGAGCTGGCCGATGAGATTGTAAATATAGATTTAACCGCCGATGAACTGATTGACCGCTTAAAAAGTGGCAAGATCTATGATCAGACAAAAATTGAACGTGCCTTAGGAAACTTTTTTCAATCAGACAGAATATTACAGCTTCGTGAGCTGGCTTTGAAAGAGGTGGCACATCACCTGGAAAGAAAGATTAGTTTAGAAATTCCAAAACAGATTAAATTAAGGCCGGAACGTTTTATGGCTTGTATTTCGACTAATAATGAAACAGCCAAAATAGTAATCCGTAAAACAGCACGGTTGGCATCCTATTACCATTCGCCATGGATTGTACTCTATGTGCAGAACAGTAGAGAAAGCGGGGATAAGGTAAAGCTTGATTTGCAGCGGCACCTGATCAATAATTTTAAACTGGCGACAGAATTGGGAGCAGAAGTGATCAAGATTAAGAGCAATCACATTACCCAGACGATCATAAAAATGGCGGAGGAAAAAGAGATTACAACGATATGTATAGGTAAGCCTCATTTAAATTTATTTCAGATTATCATGAGAACTGCGATTTTTAACCAACTTTTGCGAAGTATTTCGGCTACA